A region of the Pseudomonas sp. A34-9 genome:
CGTCGGGTGGCGGCAAGTGGATCATCGAAGCGCCGTACGTGATGCAGGTCGCCAATGACCTGCAATACCACCTCGGCTGGGCGGTGCAGATCTACAACGCGGCTGAAGCGCTGCCGAACCTGATCAACCCGTTCTACATGCTGCCGCTGCTCGGCGTACTCGGACTGAAGGCGCGGGATCTGATCGGGTTCTCGTTCGTGCAATTGCTGGTGCACACGCCGCTGGTGCTGGTTTTGCTGTGGGCGTTGGGGACGACATTGGCGTATACGCCGCCGGTGATGCCGTAAAACTGATCTGAGAGGCTAAGTCATTCCCCTGTGGGAGACAGCCTGCTGGCTCCCACCGTTGTTTCACGGCCACCTTAAGTTGTAACCCAACCGTCACATCTCCTTGCTAGCGTCCGCCCGAAACATACTGAAACATTTAAGCAAAACGGGCTGAGACATGAGCGACGATACAACCGGCATCGACATACCCTCTTCCGCTGATTCCGATACCCCCACCGACACCAGTCGCCGCCGCTTTCTCGGCGGCGTCGCGGTGCTTGGTGTGGGTGCGACACTGGCCGGGTGTGGCAGCGCCAGCGATCAGCCGGGCAAACCTGTGGAGCGCCCGCTGACGCCAGCCGAGCTGGACAAGGCCCTGCGCGACCAAGTGAAAACCGTGGTGGTGATCTACGCCGAGAACCGCAGTTTCAACAACCTGTTCGGTGATTTCCCCGGTGTCGAAAAACCACTGGCAGCGCTCAAGCCCGGCGACTATCAACAACGTGATCGCGACGGCTCGTTGCTGCAAACCCTGCCGCCCGTCTGGGGCGGTGTGCTGCAGATCGGCCCGCAAACCCTCGATGGCGTGACCTATCCGAGCGCCACGCAGTTTCAGGAAAACCTGCCCAATGCACCGTTCGCCCTCAAAGGCCCGAATGGCGAGGACTTGCCGTTCGGCCTGGTAACGCGCGATCTGTGGCACGTGTTTTACCAGAACCAGATGCAGATCAATGGCGGCAAGAATGACGGTTTCGTGGCCTGGGCCGATTCCGGTGGCTTGACCATGGGCCACTACGCCCAGAGCCGCTATTCCCTGCGTCTGTGGGACGTGGCTCAGGAGTTCGTGCTGTGCGACAACTTCTTTCAGGGCGCCTTCGGTGGTTCGTTCCTCAACCACCAGTACCTGATCAGCGCCACCGCGCCGTTCTATCCAGACGCGGCCAATTCAGTGGCCAAGTCGCAGATCGCCGCGCTGCAAAGCGACGATCCGGCTGATCCGCGCCTCAAACCGCTGGAACAATCGCCGGCCAGTGCCATGA
Encoded here:
- the acpA gene encoding acid phosphatase, with product MSDDTTGIDIPSSADSDTPTDTSRRRFLGGVAVLGVGATLAGCGSASDQPGKPVERPLTPAELDKALRDQVKTVVVIYAENRSFNNLFGDFPGVEKPLAALKPGDYQQRDRDGSLLQTLPPVWGGVLQIGPQTLDGVTYPSATQFQENLPNAPFALKGPNGEDLPFGLVTRDLWHVFYQNQMQINGGKNDGFVAWADSGGLTMGHYAQSRYSLRLWDVAQEFVLCDNFFQGAFGGSFLNHQYLISATAPFYPDAANSVAKSQIAALQSDDPADPRLKPLEQSPASAMSGPPQFGPSALTPDGFGVNTLAPPYWPTWIRDPERPAYSKADLPNVMVPQTHEHIGDKLSKKNIDWAWYAGAWQATLDQYKDSGGIPKIPNFQYHHQPFNYFKQQGPENPAERNKRLRDAGLGDESSSNKFFADAEAGKLPAVSFYKPQGNLNMHAGYADVASGDRHIVRALKVLRESPQWKNMVVIVTVDENGGWWDHVAPPKGDRWGPGSRVPALVVSPFARKGTVDHTVYDTASILRLITRVFQLETLDGLKQRDDAMIARGQQPMGDLTNTLHFQL